AAAATGAGTGATGAACAGTTTCAAGCAATGTTAGACATTCATTTAATTGCCCCTTTCCGGTTGATTCGGGCGGCAGCTCCATATATGCGAGAAGCCGGCAAGAAAGATATCGAAAACGGAAAAACGACCTATCGAAAAATTGTCAACGTTTCATCTGTCGCAGGAGTGATGGGAAACGTTGGACAAGCAAACTATGCTTCAGCAAAAGCGGGGCTTATCGGTTTGACGAAAACCGTTGCTCGGGAATGGGGACCGTTTAATGTGAACTGTAATGCGGTGGCCTTCGGTTTAATTGATACACGACTAACACAAGCAAAAGAAAAAGGCGAAACAGTTAACGGAGTGTCAATCGGAATTCCAGAAAAAGTTCGATCGATGTTTGAACAATCGATTCCACAAAAAAGAGGAGGAACCGTCGAAGAAGCAGCAGCAGGCATTTTTTATCTATCTTCCCCATTATCTAACTATGTGAATGGCCACGTTCTTCACATTAATGGTGGCTGGTATACATGATGTTAAAAGGAGTTCGTATACTAGACTTTTCCACTTATTTACCTGGACCATATGCTGCATTACGGTTAGCTGATATGGGGGCAGAAGTGATTAAAATAGAGCCCCCAACTGGGGACCCTGCGAGGTCGTTAGCTGGTGGTTATGTGTTTACAGCTAATAATCGGAACAAACAAAGTGTAACCATTGATTTTCGAAACAAAGACGATAGGAAGAAATTATTATCACTTATTCCCACGGCCGATATCATCATTGAGAGCTTCCGTCCAGGTGTGATGGAAAAATGGGGGCTTCATTATAACCGTGTAAAAGCGTTGAATCACCATATTATTTACTGTTCCATAACAGGGTACGGTCAAGATAATTCAAATCGTCACTTAGGTAGTCATGATTTAAACTACTTATCACTATCCGGTCTGTTATTACAATTGAAAAATGACAACGGGAAACCGGTACACCCGACCTTTCCACTAGCTGATTATTTGGGTTCGTTAGTAGCTTGTGAGCGAATCATCGCTGCCCTTTATGAACGAGAACGAACGGGTATGGGGAGTTACTTAGATATTTCCATTTTAGACAGTGTTCTGTCATTATTAGGTACACACATCGCCTTTTATGAAGAATTACACCGTACGAACGGAATCCC
This region of Bacillus sp. (in: firmicutes) genomic DNA includes:
- a CDS encoding SDR family oxidoreductase, which gives rise to MLTDQVAIITGAGRGVGKATALQMAANGACVIVSDKDPEPVEEVVQEIRNQGGSAYAFVGDVTAKEFPESIIDFTIQQCGQLDILVNNAGYTWDGMIHKMSDEQFQAMLDIHLIAPFRLIRAAAPYMREAGKKDIENGKTTYRKIVNVSSVAGVMGNVGQANYASAKAGLIGLTKTVAREWGPFNVNCNAVAFGLIDTRLTQAKEKGETVNGVSIGIPEKVRSMFEQSIPQKRGGTVEEAAAGIFYLSSPLSNYVNGHVLHINGGWYT
- a CDS encoding CoA transferase is translated as MMLKGVRILDFSTYLPGPYAALRLADMGAEVIKIEPPTGDPARSLAGGYVFTANNRNKQSVTIDFRNKDDRKKLLSLIPTADIIIESFRPGVMEKWGLHYNRVKALNHHIIYCSITGYGQDNSNRHLGSHDLNYLSLSGLLLQLKNDNGKPVHPTFPLADYLGSLVACERIIAALYERERTGMGSYLDISILDSVLSLLGTHIAFYEELHRTNGIPFIDGSIVSYGIYETKDGRYVSLAALEEKFWKNFCEAINKPEWIPYHLSVRTEKNPIYIEIKNVFASRSWEEWLQFSTSVDCCLTPIFDLPDVLQHSYLYERQLVEQTSNGRTVMKTHRHAQYKPAPKLNQNKLSFHLLREDESK